Proteins encoded within one genomic window of Naumovozyma dairenensis CBS 421 chromosome 6, complete genome:
- the NDAI0F03010 gene encoding uncharacterized protein (similar to Saccharomyces cerevisiae YHR127W; ancestral locus Anc_2.127), giving the protein MYLFLHLRCLLQQIIIIVTEKIIFPLSMWRYFPKVKKEQLEIDLQEVGNRRNQRYWKRNRNNSNNRKSMKFNDENENANDDDDDDAASSNIGLVVRNGKLVLASPTSLSKRKQELRSKYLNERKNDAYSYSRKQDSLYHKRQDRLPNKNSKGNMISKRDTSNHGNRKMIFKQTLTSRINENQLVLSTDVPADSDKILVFHNLTLGVDQESLKKILQTLVETEVAKIRVRDLPNGSSIANIWLANNTLIELERVRDHFHKATVDGREISVLIAADPSNTLAY; this is encoded by the coding sequence ATGTATCTATTCCTGCACCTCCGGTGCCTAttacaacaaataataataatagtaaccgaaaaaatcatcttcCCTTTGTCTATGTGGAGGTATTTTCCCAAAGTAAAAAAGGAACAACTCGAAATTGATTTACAAGAAGTAGGAAATAGGCGGAATCAAAGATATTGGAAACGTAATAggaataatagtaataatagaaaatcaatgaaattcaatgatgaaaatgaaaatgctaatgatgatgatgatgatgatgctgcTTCTAGCAATATTGGTCTAGTGGTTAGGAATGGGAAATTAGTTCTTGCCAGTCCAACCTCCTTAAGTAAACGAAAGCAAGAATTACGCTCTAAATACCttaatgaaagaaaaaacgATGCCTATTCATATTCAAGGAAACAAGATAGCTTGTATCATAAGCGACAGGATAGATtaccaaataaaaatagtaaAGGCAATATGATTTCGAAGAGAGACACATCGAACCACGGTAATAGGAAAATGATATTCAAACAAACTCTTACGAGTAGAATTAATGAGAATCAATTAGTATTATCTACAGATGTACCCGCAGATTCAGATAAAATATTAGTATTCCATAACTTGACTCTAGGTGTTGATCAAGAAagtttaaagaaaattttacAAACTTTAGTTGAGACTGAAGTTGCCAAGATTAGAGTTAGAGATTTACCAAATGGTTCTTCCATTGCTAATATTTGGTTGGCAAATAACActttaattgaattggaGAGAGTTCGTGACCATTTCCATAAAGCAACAGTCGATGGAAGAGAAATTAGTGTTTTGATCGCTGCAGACCCATCAAATACTTTAGcttattaa
- the YSF3 gene encoding U2 snRNP complex subunit YSF3 (similar to Saccharomyces cerevisiae YSF3 (YNL138W-A); ancestral locus Anc_2.126) gives MSDKQREQQQYRTLKQKYVGLGDENTTKDEWLTNVQRDTYNSLQGHAALLEYITLGQEDRVRTKAGMRVELIKKMASIVDTNDELRFNNDESGNDDEPANKKSKS, from the exons ATG tCAGACAAGCAAAGAGAACAACAGCAATATCGAACGTTGAAGCAAAAATATGTTGGATTAGGTGACGAGAACACTACTAAAGATGAATGGTTGACGAACGTGCAACGAGATACTTATAATTCCTTACAAGGACATGCAGCATTATTAGAATACATTACTTTGGGTCAAGAAGATCGTGTACGAACGAAAGCAGGTATGAGAGTGGAATTGATTAAGAAGATGGCTAGTATAGTGGATACTAATGATGAACTAAGGttcaataatgatgaaagCGGTAATGATGACGAACCTGCAAACAAGAAGAGTAAATCCTGA
- the THO2 gene encoding Tho2p (similar to Saccharomyces cerevisiae RLR1 (YNL139C); ancestral locus Anc_2.125), with product MASTDPVSFITRLNTLAKDHFNSSNSLLPVTETFATNNIQNWETTHADLCSKFSNLQTDDEKEDWLKKFFQELFEIILQNITNKVTLPLQKIAKTINELCLTKSPGSRTNYSSMVGKLFIAVSSSIPTISNTGTTDLLILLKSIPMIQDEIFKFSWLSSKLISKNQTALLRHLLKKSKYELKKFNLFFENSVGYSELAVLFFMAYSDSDNFIKIDYYLDQMYMIIGKFSLDSLRSLDLFLIVSNEYLTNHYRFIIEFLKRSDFWPKSDVENIVAANIVAFYLNKNNSVTNSNEEFTNQEEEEEDIQRSNNHQTEFVDNYIDLCCLLIKNGFIEFLTLWHNLVPEIEDLESFLDDFENNLELASMKGIENPLAMAAALTMDDDDNYSSDKRSRNVQKEEGIEVAVEETDKEEKLEKEKENIRLRMLNSGKIKLLKRLLTHGCLEESIFILQKYPRVKLIDDEIPKLLVRIFEYIIEPMYEKTQFSRSINRDNALSTASSLIAVENEILSVKPKLYTELKVHDPFCPFELNTSFQFYYPEWSQNLKQVNSMEEFFKISHELYSLLGPSLAKGPTLITKLCRIGIFDIYENKESTETIEKWVDYVRTFIFPTIPVLESNPMVTTEIYSIMKFFPFERRYFMYNEMMTKLSQDSLIIKVNFNKAEREAKVKLKILSTDTIDQEAREFSKLISTNPLATLVPIVKQIENYDKVAELIIITTKLFNDFAYDVLQYVILSRLTLTRPAVQFDGVNQATWVSRLATFIAGLAKNSPNMDITNIITYITKTLHNGNIIAVTALKELIITVSGIRDQNNINSKCLIMLNSGSQLKRAARKIIFDFRDDNFPLASNLVSYFARQNAISEIILLLFKLNLAANTQDFHYKILSSRCDEMNTLLWSFIELVKFCYKNNEAAFEENVIGFNTLINEYHFPTSWAFHIWRDYFENQSRKLEEFKGTEDEPQFTELKEKTDHNDKVLMDAQYVGPNLLEFPKDFFITFWKLSLYDIRFDKTLYDELKEDLETEKLKCTFARRKHILSNHIKELLINCISHQRTFNKTKQMFEGTKTAGYERFSEGEIRTFLQFCIIPRAIFSPSDALYSSYFILQVFDTQNMFEIYGILFNSKILPTLLFSCTTSEASNLGIFFMNLLESLESNRKQSQYTNEECQQIFTWYCSLTDQIVQLLMEKNYMSIRNGIEFMRLASNVFPVIDSHIGLVSKILEANLVSEEREDIILPTNALLGHLKARLRKHLVKEEDVYKFDELERKAKELHDAEIEEIKAYHTLLQNEKKETELRKKLEFNKKRREESQKRVAENSVPADEESKNKYSTMKRSELPNGKVLTLIDRIARSLVKGEVVNAIDMLEDGHEKDDAKKLLRMTIPIREFRHAMFEIFLDYFKSVLPTNHGRDVDDKFDYLSKVCQHIPEQRNATVSDIYAETTGDEKSNRVSRYNLDNRYENRASATGREQPKSSHKNNFSDIRPSRSPTRVFSRTARQGINEQTKLTKPSSDVKGFDKSKIPAAPVFGSTPSGPSKPTAAVQPQHLPTKPSTKNPNSIAPRQMRTFGKEVPRKHELSSTMEERNMKRFKKEVPRDSSQYRRPQQDYRPPRDNSGDRSRFNRNVPSSNISHNRDPRPTADRNRPTKGNGLPQGPKGSSSGSRYQK from the coding sequence ATGGCATCGACAGATCCCGTATCTTTTATCACAAGATTAAATACTTTGGCGAAAGATCACTTCAACAGTTCAAACAGTTTACTCCCTGTAACTGAGACCTTCGCAACAAATAACATACAAAATTGGGAAACTACTCACGCCGATCTATGctcaaaattttccaatttacaaacagatgatgaaaaggaagattggttgaagaaattcttccaagaattatttgaaataatcCTTCAGAATATAACAAATAAGGTAACCCTACCACTCCAGAAAATTGCTAAAACAATAAATGAACTATGTCTTACGAAATCGCCAGGTTCAAGGACTAATTATTCATCTATGGTGGGCAAATTATTCATTGCTGTCTCATCTAGTATCCCAACAATTTCAAACACAGGTACCACTGATTTactgatattattaaaatcaattcCAATGATCCaagatgaaattttcaaattcagtTGGTTATCATCCAAACTAATATCGAAAAATCAAACTGCATTATTAAGGCACCTACTAAAGAAATCCAAAtatgaattgaagaaatttaatttattttttgaaaactCCGTAGGCTATTCTGAATTGGCtgttcttttctttatggCATACTCAGATAGTGATAACTTCattaaaattgattattatttagaTCAAATGTACATGATTATTGGGAAATTCTCGCTGGATTCATTAAGATCGTTGGATTTATTCTTGattgtttcaaatgaaTATCTAACTAATCATtatagatttattattgaattcttgAAAAGATCAGACTTCTGGCCTAAAAGTGATGTGGAAAACATAGTAGCAGCCAACATTGTTGcattttatttgaataaaaacAATAGTGTAACAAATTCAAACGAAGAATTTACAAaccaagaagaagaagaagaagatatacAAAGGTCTAATAATCACCAAACAGAATTTGTTGATAATTATATCGATTTATGTTGTCTTTTAATCAAGAATGGATTCATAGAGTTTTTAACATTATGGCATAATTTAGTTCCTGAAATAGAAGATTTGGAATCATTTttagatgattttgaaaataatttagaatTAGCATCAATGAAAGGTATTGAAAATCCATTAGCAATGGCTGCGGCTTTGACCATggacgatgatgataattatTCCTCTGATAAGAGATCAAGAAATGTTcagaaagaagaaggaattGAAGTTGCTGTGGAAGAAACCGACAAAGAGGAGAAACttgagaaagaaaaagaaaatataagaTTACGAATGTTAAACAGTGGgaaaatcaaattattgaaaagattattaaCTCATGGCTGTCTTGAAGAGagtattttcattttacAGAAGTATCCAAGAGTAAAACTaatagatgatgaaattccaaaattatTGGTCAGGATTTTCgaatatataattgaaCCCATGTATGAAAAAACTCAATTTTCTCGCAGTATAAATAGGGATAATGCATTATCCACTGCATCCTCTTTAATAGCAGTAGAGAATGAAATTTTATCTGTCAAACCAAAATTATACACAGAATTAAAAGTTCATGATCCATTCTGTCcatttgaattaaatacatctttccaattttattatcCAGAATGGAGCCAGAATCTAAAACAAGTTAATAGCATggaagaatttttcaaaatatctcATGAATTATACTCGTTATTAGGTCCGTCATTGGCCAAAGGTCCTACTTTAATTACTAAATTATGCCGTATAGGtatatttgatatttatgaaaataaagaatctACTGAAACCATTGAGAAATGGGTCGATTATGTAAGAACATTTATTTTCCCCACGATACCTGTCTTAGAGTCGAACCCTATGGTAACTACTGAAATTTATTccataatgaaatttttcccatttgaaagaagatattttaTGTATAATGAAATGATGACCAAATTGTCTCAAGACTCGTTGATAATAAAAGTGAATTTTAATAAGGCAGAAAGAGAGGCTAAggtgaaattgaaaatcttAAGTACTGATACCATCGATCAAGAAGCAAGAGAATTCTCTAAACTTATTTCAACAAATCCATTGGCAACATTAGTGCCAATTGTtaaacaaattgaaaattatgataAAGTTGCtgaattaattattataaccactaaattattcaatgattttgCATATGATGTTCTTCAATACGTTATTTTATCACGTTTAACATTGACTAGACCGGCTGTTCAGTTTGATGGTGTTAATCAAGCTACATGGGTCTCGAGATTGGCTACATTCATTGCTGGTCTTGCTAAGAATTCTCCAAATATGGATATCACAAATATAATCACTTATATTACAAAAACGCTTCATAACGGTAATATCATTGCAGTAACTGcattaaaagaattgattATTACAGTAAGTGGTATTAGAGATCAGAATAACATTAATTCCAAATGTTTAATTATGCTAAACTCTGGAAGTCAATTAAAGCGTGCAGctagaaaaattatcttcGATTTTAGGGATGATAATTTTCCATTGGCTTCTAATTTAGTCTCATATTTTGCAAGGCAAAATGCCATATCagaaattatattattattgttcaAGTTGAATTTAGCTGCTAATACACAAGATTTCCATTATAAAATTCTGTCATCAAGATGTGACGAAATGAATACTCTCTTATGGTCTTTCATCGAATTGGTTAAGTTCTGTTATAAGAACAACGAAGCTGCTTTTGAGGAAAATGTTATCGGTTTCAATACTTTAATCAATGAATATCATTTCCCAACATCATGGGCATTCCATATTTGGAGAGATTACTTTGAAAATcaatcaagaaaattggAGGAGTTCAAAGGAACGGAAGATGAACCCCAATTTACAGAACTAAAGGAAAAAACAGATCataatgataaagtttTAATGGATGCCCAATACGTGGGACCAAACCTATTAGAGTTCCCAAAGGACTTCTTTATTACTTTTTGGAAGTTATCACTCTATGATATTCGTTTCGATAAAACACTTTATGATGAACTGAAAGAAGATCTAGAAACAGAAAAATTGAAGTGTACATTTGCAAGAAGAAAGCATATATTGTCTAACCATATAAAAGAGCTATTAATTAATTGTATCTCGCATCAAAGAACATTCAACAAGACGAAGCAAATGTTTGAAGGTACAAAAACAGCTGGATATGAACGTTTTTCCGAAGGGGAAATAAGAACATTTTTGCAATTTTGCATAATACCACGTGCGATTTTCTCACCTTCGGATGCACTATACTCCTCTTATTTCATATTACAAGTATTTGATACACAGAATATGTTTGAGATATATGgcatattatttaattcaaaaatattaccaACTTTATTGTTCAGTTGTACTACTTCAGAAGCAAGTAATTTAGGTATATTTTTCATGAATCTATTAGAATCACTGGAGTCTAACAGAAAACAATCACAATATACAAATGAAGAATGCCAGCAGATTTTTACTTGGTACTGTTCATTGACCGACCAAATTGTGCAATTATTAATGGAAAAGAATTACATGTCCATTAGAAATGGTATTGAATTTATGAGACTTGCTTCGAATGTTTTCCCAGTTATCGATTCACATATTGGATTAGTCAGTAAAATTTTAGAAGCTAATTTGGTCAGCGAAGAGAGAGAAGATATCATATTACCAACCAATGCACTACTAGGCCATCTGAAAGCTCGTTTAAGGAAACACCTTGTtaaggaagaagatgtcTATAAGTTCGACGAATTGGAAAGGAAAGCTAAAGAACTGCATGATgctgaaattgaagaaatcaaagCCTACCATACTTTATTACAAAACgagaaaaaagaaactgaGTTAAGGAAAAAActtgaatttaataagaAACGAAGGGAAGAATCGCAGAAAAGGGTGGCAGAAAACTCGGTTCCAGCTGATGAAGAATCCAAGAACAAATATTCCACTATGAAACGTAGTGAGTTGCCTAACGGTAAAGTTTTGACACTTATTGATCGAATCGCACGTTCATTAGTTAAGGGCGAGGTCGTAAATGCAATCGATATGCTTGAAGATGGCCATGAGAAGGATGACGCAAAGAAGTTGTTGAGGATGACTATTCCAATAAGAGAATTCCGACATGCGAtgtttgaaatatttttagatTATTTCAAGTCCGTATTACCCACGAACCACGGTAGAGATGtagatgataaatttgattaCCTATCAAAAGTTTGCCAGCACATTCCGGAACAAAGAAATGCGACCGTCAGTGACATATACGCAGAAACCACAGGAGACgaaaaatcaaatagaGTCAGCAGATATAATTTAGATAATAGGTACGAAAACAGAGCTTCGGCGACTGGAAGAGAACAACCCAAATCATCCCATAAAAACAATTTCTCTGATATTCGTCCATCCAGAAGCCCAACTAGGGTGTTTTCAAGAACGGCTAGACAGGGAATAAATGAACAGACTAAACTTACAAAACCATCTAGTGATGTGAAAGGGTTTGATAAGTCGAAGATCCCTGCAGCCCCAGTTTTTGGAAGCACTCCATCCGGACCATCTAAACCAACAGCCGCAGTGCAACCACAACATCTCCCAACTAAACCTTCGACTAAGAATCCGAACTCGATTGCCCCTCGGCAAATGAGAACTTTTGGTAAAGAAGTTCCAAGAAAGCATGAACTATCATCTACAAtggaagaaagaaatatgaaGAGATTTAAGAAAGAGGTACCTCGTGATAGTTCTCAATATAGAAGACCTCAACAGGATTATAGACCTCCAAGAGATAACTCTGGTGATCGTTCAAGATTTAATAGAAATGTACCTTCTTCAAACATATCCCATAATAGAGATCCTAGACCAACTGCAGATCGGAATAGACCTACCAAAGGTAACGGGTTACCTCAGGGTCCAAAGGGTTCCTCCTCTGGAAGTCGctatcaaaaataa
- the INN1 gene encoding Inn1p (similar to Saccharomyces cerevisiae YNL152W; ancestral locus Anc_2.124), with product MDEEIWTGSQGTLSVYVSKARDLPNLIKLDKQNVMLRLRIGHMTRESDTLYRAGQNPVFDYLERFDITPEVKPIMYVEVYCDRKKKGPLPIGKCEIDLLNGIRADPKEGYCTWYELKRDRDEFAGTIFIELTFVAKMSHTPKEKMSRSVERLDMSMASRPVPPLPSDIPPLPKLPTTSPQESYIHGSEVRQFTPSIRNLYSNSRTYSTTSSASSNGNDVIRSPPNFMSSIATSDTVLTDATNTTSVTTSSDTKFHFANLRKLKEKINIFRNPNNLVTDENTGNPVDIEALQKAIGVTTIHDEDDEEDITQNDVSRQTSASTSPTRLNSSWDGSKLSTQPPLPPLPDMASISPSSRRTSSPRIQGFHTQSPTRYSSNSTQASPKLPVLPNSPGSVRRNSHSPLRRRVPPRI from the coding sequence ATGGATGAGGAAATATGGACCGGAAGCCAAGGGACGCTATCTGTATATGTTAGTAAAGCTAGAGACCTGCCTAATCTGATCAAACTAGACAAGCAAAATGTTATGCTACGTTTACGAATTGGGCATATGACGAGAGAGAGTGATACACTTTATCGAGCCGGCCAGAATCCTGTATTCGATTACCTTGAGAGATTTGATATTACTCCGGAGGTGAAGCCAATTATGTACGTGGAGGTATATTGTGAtaggaaaaagaaagggCCGCTCCCCATTGGGAAATGTGAgattgatttattgaatgGAATCAGAGCTGATCCAAAGGAAGGTTATTGTACTTGGTATGAATTGAAACGAGATCGGGATGAGTTTGCGGGTACaattttcattgaattaaCTTTTGTAGCGAAAATGTCGCATACaccaaaggaaaaaatgaGTCGAAGTGTAGAGAGGCTGGATATGTCTATGGCAAGCCGACCAGTCCCTCCTTTGCCTAGTGATATCCCTCCGTTGCCTAAACTACCGACAACAAGCCCACAAGAATCATATATACACGGTTCCGAGGTGCGACAATTTACGCCatcaataagaaatttgTATTCGAATTCCAGAACATATTCCACTACTTCATCAGCTTCAAGTAATGGGAATGATGTGATTAGATCTCCGCCAAATTTTATGTCGTCGATAGCTACAAGTGATACTGTGCTAACTGATGCAACAAATACTACTTCCGTAACGACATCATCTGATACAAAGTTCCATTTTGCAAACTTAAGAAAGTTGAAGGAAAagattaatatattcagaAATCCAAACAATTTAGTTACAGACGAAAATACGGGAAATCCTGTTGATATAGAAGCGTTACAGAAAGCAATCGGTGTGACGACAATCCATGATGAGGATGACGAGGAAGATATAACACAAAATGATGTCAGTCGCCAAACATCTGCTTCTACTTCACCAACTCGATTAAACTCCTCTTGGGACGGTAGTAAATTAAGTACACAACCACCTTTACCACCGTTACCGGATATGGCGTCTATTTCACCCTCTTCAAGAAGAACGTCATCCCCGCGAATACAAGGCTTCCATACCCAAAGCCCAACTAGATACTCCTCAAATTCAACGCAAGCATCACCAAAGTTACCTGTCCTACCAAATTCCCCTGGAAGCGTAAGGCGGAACTCCCACTCTCCATTGAGGCGTAGAGTACCACCTAGAATATGA
- the RPC31 gene encoding DNA-directed RNA polymerase III subunit C31 (similar to Saccharomyces cerevisiae RPC31 (YNL151C); ancestral locus Anc_2.122): protein MSFRQGGRGGGGGGNSYMKTLPFGLGYSDVGYNHITEFPSIPLPLNYPISSRERSRAVTYIKFIQSVKDSPFYTGALPLPSELQQEHELEDEYEVDQDGKKRKKNKKKSSSSNAMTQELTEDGFNDGIERYSDRYLKKRKITTSIDDHPYHLEIFPKELYSVMGINKKKLLNINKFSNKDDIFTGSIQDEKAGLSMLEKLKELAEDVDEDENADQDTKKSLVDHEDVEDDEFDDESDNDDYNGEKYFDNGDDDDYGDEEDGGDEPAF from the coding sequence ATGAGTTTTCGTCAAGGCGGTCGtggaggaggaggaggtGGTAATAGTTACATGAAAACTTTACCATTTGGGTTAGGTTATTCAGATGTCGGTTATAATCATATCACTGAATTTCCAAGCATCCCATTACCATTAAATTACCCAATTTCATCCAGAGAAAGATCTCGTGCTGTTACGTACATTAAATTTATACAGAGCGTTAAAGATAGTCCATTTTATACCGGTGCTTTACCTTTACCTTCTGAATTGCAACAAGAACATGAACTTGAGGATGAATATGAGGTTGATCAAGATGggaagaaaaggaagaagaacaagaagaagagtagtagtagtaatgCGATGACCCAAGAACTTACAGAAGATGGATTTAATGATGGAATTGAAAGGTACTCAGATAgatatttgaagaaaaggaaaattacAACCTCTATTGATGATCATCCTTACCATTTGGAAATCTTCCCAAAGGAATTGTATAGTGTTATGGGTatcaacaagaaaaaattattaaatattaataaatttagtaataaagatgatatatttacaGGCTCCATTCAAGATGAGAAAGCAGGTTTGTCAATGCTGGAAAAATTGAAGGAATTGGCTGAAGATGTCgacgaagatgaaaatgcCGATCAAGATACTAAGAAATCTCTTGTAGACCATGAAGACgtagaagatgatgaatttgatgatgaatctgATAACGATGATTATAACGGGGAGAAATATTTCGATAACGGTGACGATGATGACTACggtgatgaagaagatggtgGAGATGAGCCAGCTTTCTGA
- the PGA2 gene encoding Pga2p (similar to Saccharomyces cerevisiae PGA2 (YNL149C); ancestral locus Anc_2.121), whose protein sequence is MEYLVNKIKTIALNTFADFDAKKGIRLVIVVGAYIFIRNYVAKELAKKQLERQAREDEHRISKEKKEKLIDVPEDEKKSETTAFGWGNKTRRRVKKQEEILEKAVENLQRRQLDDEDSDADIQDLLLD, encoded by the coding sequence atgGAATATCTAGTGAACAAGATAAAAACGATAGCTTTGAATACATTTGCTGATTTTGACGCTAAGAAGGGGATTAGGTTAGTGATAGTTGTCGGTGCTTACATTTTTATTAGAAATTATGTTGCCAAAGAATTAGCCAAGAAACAACTAGAGAGACAAGCTCGTGAAGATGAACATAGAATTAGCAAGgaaaagaaggagaagTTAATTGATGTGccagaagatgaaaagaaatctGAAACAACTGCCTTTGGTTGGGGTAATAAGACTAGACGTAGAGTTAAGAAACAAGAGgaaatattggaaaaagCTGTTGAAAACCTACAAAGAAGACAGttggatgatgaagatagTGATGCCGACATCCAAGATTTATTGTTAGATTGA
- the NDAI0F03070 gene encoding uracil phosphoribosyltransferase (similar to Saccharomyces cerevisiae FUR1 (YHR128W); ancestral locus Anc_2.118), giving the protein MASTEPFKNVLLLPQTNQLLGLFTIIRDKTTSRSDFIFYSDRIIRLLVEEGLNHLPVEKKSVDTHTNEVFEGVGFKGKICGVSIVRAGESMEQGLRDCCRSVRIGKILIQRDEETALPKLYYEKLPEDISDRFVFLLDPMLATGGSAIMATDVLIKRGVKPERIFFLNLICSKEGIDNYHSAHPDVKIVTGVIDRGLNEDRYLVPGLGDFGDRYYCI; this is encoded by the coding sequence ATGGCATCAACTGAACCCTTCAAAAATGTGTTGTTATTACCTCAAACAAATCAATTATTGGGATTGTTTACAATCATCAGAGACAAGACAACTTCAAGATCTGACTTCATTTTCTATTCAGACAGAATCATTAGATTATTAGTCGAAGAAGGTTTAAATCATTTACCTGTCGAAAAAAAATCAGTCGATACCCATACTAATGAAGTTTTCGAAGGTGTCGGGTTCAAAGGGAAAATTTGTGGTGTCTCTATCGTTAGAGCTGGTGAATCTATGGAACAAGGTTTGAGAGATTGTTGTAGATCTGTTCGTATCGGTAAGATTTTGATTCAAAGAGATGAAGAAACTGCTTTACCAAAATTGTATTATGAGAAATTACCTGAAGATATTTCAGATAGATTTGTCTTCTTATTGGATCCAATGTTAGCTACCGGTGGTAGTGCTATTATGGCCACTGATGTCTTAATCAAGAGAGGTGTCAAACCAGAaagaattttcttcttgaatttgatttgTAGTAAAGAAGGTATTGATAATTACCATTCAGCTCATCCAGATGTCAAGATCGTTACAGGTGTCATAGATAGAGGTTTGAATGAAGACCGTTATTTGGTTCCAGGTCTTGGTGATTTCGGTGACAGATATTATTGTATTTGA